The following proteins come from a genomic window of Ictalurus furcatus strain D&B chromosome 14, Billie_1.0, whole genome shotgun sequence:
- the mars2 gene encoding methionine--tRNA ligase, mitochondrial, with protein sequence MNNNKVNELSQAFIIGLLVLNLFPFILTDQLAACEYTTSQSQRRRRGLFSFFLCTCGEKHSPPGSTLNRVPLTFTMSFQSSVLQSKGRLLLQVLKYGSRGEQTYFYPSLPAKRLHTHLVLRCTRTGESRRSYYITTPIFYVNAAPHIGHVYSAVTADCLHRYQLLQGVNSRFATGTDEHGLKIQQAASAAGKEPLLFCTEVSGRFRDVFRSCNIAYTDFVRTTEDRHRRAVEHFWAKLLDKGFIYKGTYEGWYSTPDESFLAPGQVTESTDSTGREIKISTESGHKVEWMKEHNYLFRLSDFRTSLQEWLRSNPKAIQPEKFYHLVLQWLETELPDLSVSRQRSRLQWGIPVPGDPEQTIYVWLDALVNYLTVAGYPEKYSQWWNVVHHVVGKDILKFHAIYWPAFLMAAELPLPQAIYVHSHWTVQGKKMSKSLGNVVDPLESSERFTVDGLRYFLLRQGVPDIDCDYDDDKVVKLCNSELADSLGGLLNRCAAPSLNPEQVYPPFCSASFPKESGGRAVSEDYKLVEAVSGLPASVKQNFDQLRMYKALEAISACVRLTNSFVQRHAPWKLDRTDPEDKLWHDTILHVSMECLRIYGILLQPAVPVVADKILSRLGVRSDERSWDNALDFLSKYEGKHCPYEGRALGPDTGVLYNRIERSKPNQKAEK encoded by the exons atgaacaacaacaaagttAACGAACTCAGTCAGGCTTTTATTATCGGACTCTTAGTATTGAACCTCTTTCCCTTCATACTTACTGACCAATTAGCAGCTTGTGAGTATACAACTAGCCAATCACAGCGCAGGAGGCGGggtttgttctctttttttctgtgtacgtGTGGAGAGAAACATTCGCCGCCCGGAAGTACACTGAATCGAGTGCCTCTCACTTTCACAATGAGCTTTCAAAGTTCAGTCCTCCAAAGCAAGGGAAGACTTTTGTTACAGGTGTTAAAATACGGCTCGCGCGGAGAACAAACCTATTTTTATCCATCACTTCCGGCAAAGAGGctgcacacacacctggtttTGCGATGCACGCGCACAGGAGAGTCGCGGAGGTCATATTATATCACCACACCGATCTTCTACGTGAACGCGGCGCCTCACATCGGACACGTTTATTCCGCCGTGACAGCCGACTGTTTACACCGATACCAACTCCTACAGGGGGTTAACTCCAGGTTTGCTACAG GTACCGACGAGCACGGGCTGAAGATCCAGCAGGCGGCCAGCGCCGCCGGTAAAGAGCCGCTGCTTTTCTGCACCGAGGTGTCAGGCAGGTTTCGCGACGTGTTCCGGAGCTGTAATATCGCATACACCGACTTTGTGCGGACGACGGAGGACAGACACAGACGGGCGGTGGAACATTTCTGGGCCAAGCTGCTGGATAAAGGCTTCATCTATAAAGGCACTTATGAAGGCTGGTACTCCACACCAGACGAGAGCTTTCTCGCACCCGGCCAAGTGACCGAGAGCACAGACTCCACGGGCAGAGAGATCAAAATCTCCACCGAGAGCGGACATAAG GTGGAGTGGATGAAGGAGCACAACTACCTGTTCCGCCTCTCCGATTTCCGAACCAGTCTTCAGGAGTGGTTAAGGTCAAACCCCAAAGCCATTCAGCCGGAGAAGTTTTACCATCTTGTCCTTCAGTGGTTGGAGACCGAGCTACCCGATTTATCAGTGTCGCGTCAGAGAAGCCGTCTGCAGTGGGGCATCCCGGTTCCTGGAGATCCTGAACAAACGATCTACGTGTGGCTGGACGCTCTGGTGAACTACCTGACTGTTGCGGGTTATCCAGAGAAATACTCGCAGTGGTGGAACGTCGTCCATCACGTCGTAGGCAAAGATATTTTGAAGTTCCACGCCATATACTGGCCAGCGTTTCTTATGGCTGCGGAACTGCCCCTCCCTCAGGCCATATACGTGCACTCCCATTGGACGGTGCAGGGAAAGAAGATGTCCAAGAGTCTCGGAAACGTAGTAGATCCGCTCGAGAGCTCGGAAAGGTTCACGGTGGACGGGCTGAGGTATTTTCTACTCAGGCAAGGGGTCCCAGATATTGACTGCGACTACGACGACGACAAGGTGGTGAAGTTGTGCAACAGCGAGCTGGCCGATTCTCTCGGCGGTCTTCTCAACCGCTGCGCCGCACCCTCACTCAACCCGGAGCAGGTTTATCCTCCGTTCTGCAGCGCCTCCTTTCCAAAAGAGTCCGGCGGAAGAGCCGTGTCGGAGGATTACAAACTGGTGGAGGCCGTTTCAGGGCTTCCCGCTTCGGTGAAGCAGAACTTTGACCAGCTGCGCATGTATAAAGCACTGGAAGCCATCAGTGCGTGCGTACGTCTGACCAACAGCTTCGTCCAGCGACACGCGCCATGGAAGCTCGACCGCACTGACCCCGAGGATAAACTCTGGCATGACACCATACTGCATGTGTCTATGGAGTGTCTCAGGATCTACGGCATTCTCCTGCAGCCCGCCGTGCCTGTCGTAGCAGATAAAATCCTGTCCAGGCTGGGGGTCAGGTCCGACGAGAGGAGCTGGGATAACGCACTCGACTTCCTGTCCAAGTATGAAGGAAAACACTGTCCTTACGAAGGAAGAGCGCTAGGTCCAGACACTGGCGTGCTTTACAATCGTATTGAGAGGAGCAAACCGAACCAAAAAGCagaaaaatga